In one Mycobacteroides chelonae genomic region, the following are encoded:
- the thpD gene encoding ectoine hydroxylase gives MSAPAIVDRYPSRLETEQPPIVRTEPVVWGAMGEGPLAPPALTQMSEQGFLIRPSTVDDMTVSTLRNEIDRVPSQLGDDPRIIREAGSHEVRSIFEAHVLSSVVMDVACSPGVLDVAEQLLGGPVYLHQSRINAMPAFRGRGFYWHSDFETWHTEDGLPQMRTVSCSIALTVNVAYNGTLQVMPGTHRTFYPCVGATPHENHRKSLVEQEVGVPSTHTLAEAALTSGIELFLGQPGDALWFDCNLMHGSGSNISPYPRSNVFLVFNSVENAPERPFAGSEPRPEYIAARTFTPLTGRPPSIR, from the coding sequence ATGAGTGCCCCAGCGATCGTCGATCGCTACCCCAGCCGTCTCGAAACCGAACAGCCTCCGATCGTCAGGACGGAGCCTGTGGTGTGGGGCGCCATGGGCGAGGGGCCCCTGGCCCCGCCGGCGCTCACGCAGATGTCTGAGCAGGGATTCCTGATCAGACCGAGCACCGTCGACGACATGACGGTATCCACCCTGCGCAACGAGATCGACAGAGTGCCATCGCAATTGGGCGACGACCCGCGGATCATCCGGGAGGCCGGATCGCATGAGGTGCGGTCCATCTTCGAGGCGCACGTCCTGAGCTCGGTAGTCATGGACGTCGCGTGCTCGCCGGGCGTACTTGACGTCGCCGAGCAGCTATTGGGCGGGCCGGTCTACCTGCATCAATCGCGCATCAATGCGATGCCCGCATTCAGAGGACGTGGCTTCTACTGGCATTCGGATTTCGAGACCTGGCACACCGAAGACGGACTCCCCCAGATGCGCACCGTGTCCTGCTCGATCGCGTTGACCGTCAACGTCGCCTATAACGGCACGCTGCAGGTCATGCCGGGCACCCACCGGACGTTCTACCCATGCGTCGGTGCCACCCCGCACGAAAACCATCGGAAATCTCTGGTGGAGCAAGAGGTTGGCGTTCCATCCACCCACACCCTCGCCGAGGCTGCCCTCACCAGCGGTATCGAACTGTTCCTCGGGCAACCGGGCGATGCGCTGTGGTTCGACTGCAACCTGATGCACGGGTCGGGATCGAACATCAGCCCGTACCCGCGCTCGAACGTCTTCCTGGTGTTCAACTCGGTGGAGAACGCACCAGAGCGCCCCTTCGCCGGATCGGAGCCTCGTCCGGAGTACATCGCTGCGCGGACATTCACGCCGCTCACCGGTCGACCGCCGAGTATTCGCTGA
- a CDS encoding ectoine synthase produces MIVRTTQQITGTERDVSGEGWHSKRIVLADDGVGFSFHETTIDAGTVHVFHYQHHIEAVWLTAGTGTLTNLENGELFTLGPGSMYLLNGNERHQLSADTQMRMMCVFNPPVTGREVHDESGAYPAAPALS; encoded by the coding sequence GTGATCGTCCGTACTACCCAGCAGATCACGGGTACAGAACGCGATGTCAGCGGCGAAGGCTGGCATAGCAAGCGGATCGTGCTGGCAGATGACGGAGTCGGGTTCTCCTTCCACGAGACCACCATTGACGCGGGTACAGTCCACGTCTTCCATTACCAGCATCACATCGAGGCGGTGTGGCTTACCGCCGGTACCGGTACGTTGACCAACCTGGAGAACGGTGAACTGTTCACACTCGGGCCGGGCAGCATGTATCTGCTCAACGGCAATGAGCGACACCAACTTTCCGCCGATACCCAGATGCGCATGATGTGTGTGTTCAATCCTCCTGTCACCGGGCGGGAGGTCCACGACGAGTCCGGCGCATACCCTGCCGCGCCTGCGCTCTCATGA
- the ectB gene encoding diaminobutyrate--2-oxoglutarate transaminase, with translation MTATLPAQEAGLPKVINERESDVRSYCRSWPTTFASASGSWLTDTTGERYLDFFSGAGALNYGHNNPVLKTALIDYLTTDGVVHGLDMATVAKQHFLEEFERTILEPRGMDYKVQFPGPTGTNAVEAALKLARNITGRESVISFTNAFHGMTLGSLAVTGNSMKRAGAGVPLVHSTPMPYDNYFGGVTEDFQWFEKVLDDEGGGLNKPAAVIVETVQGEGGVNVARAEWLRALSDLCRAREIFLIIDDVQMGCGRTGAFFSFEDSGIRPDIVTLSKSISGYGLPMALTLIRPDLDQWAPGEHNGTFRGNNPAFVTATATLQNYWRDSTFSDDVRRKGDRLHSELSALVADDDSVTVRGRGMVQGIAFADAERGSRVSKAAFERNLLVETSGPKDEVVKLLPALTTTDEQLDIGIATLRDAIAESA, from the coding sequence ATGACCGCCACCTTGCCCGCTCAGGAAGCTGGGCTTCCGAAGGTCATCAACGAACGCGAATCCGACGTGCGGAGCTATTGCCGCAGCTGGCCCACCACCTTCGCGTCCGCCTCCGGATCCTGGCTCACCGACACCACCGGTGAGCGTTACCTGGACTTCTTCTCCGGTGCGGGCGCGCTCAACTACGGGCATAACAACCCGGTGCTCAAGACCGCCCTCATCGACTACTTGACGACTGACGGTGTGGTGCATGGTCTGGACATGGCCACCGTGGCCAAGCAGCATTTCCTTGAGGAGTTCGAGCGCACCATCCTGGAGCCGCGCGGCATGGACTACAAGGTCCAGTTCCCCGGCCCCACCGGAACCAACGCCGTGGAAGCCGCACTCAAGCTGGCGCGGAACATCACCGGGCGCGAGTCGGTCATCAGCTTCACCAATGCCTTCCACGGAATGACACTGGGATCACTGGCCGTAACGGGAAATTCCATGAAGCGCGCCGGAGCGGGCGTGCCGCTGGTGCACTCCACACCGATGCCGTACGACAACTACTTCGGTGGCGTCACCGAAGATTTCCAATGGTTTGAGAAAGTTCTCGACGACGAAGGCGGCGGACTCAACAAGCCTGCCGCGGTGATCGTCGAAACCGTGCAGGGCGAGGGTGGAGTAAACGTAGCTCGCGCCGAATGGCTGCGTGCGCTGTCAGACCTGTGCCGCGCCCGTGAAATCTTCCTGATCATCGACGACGTCCAGATGGGTTGCGGCCGAACAGGTGCGTTCTTCTCCTTCGAAGACTCGGGCATCCGCCCGGATATCGTGACGCTGTCCAAGTCGATCAGCGGATACGGCCTGCCGATGGCACTGACCCTGATACGGCCCGATCTCGACCAGTGGGCACCGGGTGAGCACAACGGCACCTTCCGCGGGAACAACCCGGCCTTCGTGACCGCCACCGCAACGCTGCAAAACTATTGGCGGGATAGCACATTCAGCGATGACGTGCGTCGCAAGGGGGACCGACTCCACAGCGAGCTGTCCGCACTGGTCGCCGACGACGACTCGGTAACCGTGCGTGGCCGCGGCATGGTGCAGGGCATTGCCTTTGCCGATGCCGAGCGGGGCTCTCGAGTGAGCAAGGCCGCGTTCGAGCGGAACCTGCTGGTGGAGACCTCGGGCCCCAAGGACGAGGTCGTCAAGCTGCTTCCCGCGCTGACCACCACCGACGAGCAGCTCGACATCGGCATCGCCACCTTGCGTGATGCCATCGCGGAATCCGCCTGA
- the ectA gene encoding diaminobutyrate acetyltransferase, protein MWRIARDSGVLDVNSSYAYLLWCTDFPSTAAVARVDDKTIGFVTGYLRPSGSLMIWQVGVDAAHRGKGLAASMLAWLADSLATLQGEPLVMETTVTQSNTASRALFAGFARRRDMELTESAGFGEDLFPDAHEAEPLLRLTPLEPHKTPSHSA, encoded by the coding sequence ATGTGGCGCATCGCACGCGACTCCGGCGTATTGGACGTCAATTCTTCATACGCATACCTGTTGTGGTGCACTGACTTTCCTTCTACGGCCGCCGTCGCACGTGTTGACGACAAAACAATCGGATTCGTCACGGGATATCTCAGGCCGTCTGGATCACTGATGATCTGGCAGGTCGGGGTCGATGCGGCACACCGTGGAAAAGGACTCGCCGCCAGCATGCTGGCCTGGCTCGCAGACTCTCTCGCCACCCTGCAGGGTGAACCCCTGGTTATGGAAACCACTGTCACACAATCTAATACCGCTTCGCGTGCGTTATTCGCCGGATTTGCCCGCCGGCGGGATATGGAGCTCACCGAGTCCGCAGGATTCGGCGAGGACCTCTTTCCCGATGCACATGAGGCAGAGCCACTATTGCGGCTCACTCCGCTGGAACCACATAAAACACCCAGCCACAGTGCCTAA
- a CDS encoding FUSC family protein — MTPSAPESPDPLPQIARARSILFSAPPAGRRWSIGLRAGAAVAIPGALVVAAGYPNAALYVTYGAFAVLYGEGRPYRVRAAVVATAGAALLLIAMLGAFVGTHAPGGVANKVAIILTLTAVAVPVVYTVDALRLGPPGALFFVLVCGGALGATEWGVDPIKILVCAGLGAVAAVAVSMVGAAVDLHKPERVAVQRAVDAVDGYAQPGKATVDARHAAGLAISSAWTALHDAGISTTSDSPLVATMLDTHRRFTETAVGTKMVLDHVIPGDHVLVVRPSIWYRLRRSVRFRSHATITSGRVGIACLGAGVISSAVGLTRPQWAILSALVIVHLGPDRLHGTVRGLHRFAGTVIGLGLFAVLYQLSLTGYALVAAIATLQFCTELFLPRNYAVAVMFVTPIALLSAGVVTLHGSVTSIVRDRLAETLIGVAVAMASMYLIAPRAHRQTFTFTEARIRQAALALVASARVQPAHDAAYAEARDLSFELEGAIRAGVHSAHNEPDWLQAHWPAHAALIHHGYDLVAACWATPPGEMLADPDRWERCFSGKD; from the coding sequence CGGCGGGCAGGCGGTGGAGTATCGGCTTACGCGCCGGTGCCGCCGTCGCCATTCCCGGGGCGCTCGTGGTGGCCGCCGGGTATCCGAATGCGGCACTCTACGTCACCTACGGCGCCTTCGCCGTCCTCTACGGCGAGGGACGCCCGTACCGGGTACGTGCCGCCGTCGTCGCCACCGCGGGAGCGGCGCTGCTTCTCATCGCGATGCTCGGCGCCTTCGTCGGCACCCATGCCCCCGGCGGCGTCGCCAACAAGGTGGCCATCATCCTCACTCTGACGGCCGTCGCGGTGCCGGTCGTGTACACCGTGGACGCGCTTCGGCTTGGTCCGCCGGGTGCCCTGTTCTTCGTGCTGGTGTGCGGCGGCGCGCTCGGCGCGACCGAATGGGGTGTGGATCCGATCAAGATTCTTGTCTGCGCAGGCCTGGGGGCCGTTGCAGCGGTGGCCGTTTCGATGGTCGGCGCCGCGGTTGACCTTCACAAACCGGAACGTGTCGCCGTGCAGCGGGCAGTCGATGCGGTTGACGGCTACGCACAGCCGGGCAAGGCGACAGTCGACGCACGCCACGCCGCGGGACTCGCGATCTCCTCCGCATGGACCGCCCTGCACGACGCGGGAATCTCCACCACGTCGGACTCACCCCTGGTGGCCACGATGCTCGACACCCATCGTCGGTTCACCGAAACCGCCGTCGGCACCAAGATGGTGCTCGATCACGTCATCCCGGGCGACCACGTCCTGGTGGTCCGGCCCAGCATTTGGTACCGGTTACGCCGCTCGGTGCGGTTCCGCTCACACGCCACCATCACCTCCGGACGCGTCGGCATCGCCTGCCTCGGCGCCGGAGTCATCAGTTCCGCTGTCGGGCTGACCCGCCCGCAATGGGCGATCCTGAGCGCTCTCGTGATCGTCCATCTGGGTCCGGACCGGCTACACGGAACGGTGCGCGGACTACACCGCTTCGCGGGAACCGTGATCGGGCTCGGCCTCTTCGCAGTGCTGTACCAGCTTTCCCTCACCGGGTACGCGCTCGTCGCCGCCATCGCCACATTGCAGTTCTGCACCGAGCTTTTCCTGCCCCGCAACTACGCCGTCGCCGTCATGTTCGTGACACCCATCGCCCTGCTGTCGGCGGGCGTGGTCACCTTGCACGGGTCCGTCACCTCGATCGTGCGCGACCGCCTCGCGGAGACGCTGATCGGTGTCGCCGTCGCCATGGCGTCCATGTATCTGATCGCGCCGCGTGCCCATCGCCAGACCTTCACATTCACCGAGGCCCGGATCCGACAGGCGGCATTGGCTCTGGTCGCGAGTGCCCGCGTGCAGCCCGCCCACGACGCGGCGTACGCAGAAGCACGCGACCTCTCCTTCGAACTCGAGGGCGCTATCCGGGCCGGCGTGCACAGCGCACACAACGAGCCCGACTGGCTGCAGGCCCATTGGCCCGCACACGCAGCACTCATTCACCACGGATATGACCTGGTGGCCGCCTGCTGGGCCACCCCTCCCGGCGAGATGCTCGCCGACCCAGACCGCTGGGAGCGCTGCTTCAGCGGCAAGGACTGA